A window of Pedobacter lusitanus contains these coding sequences:
- a CDS encoding TonB-dependent receptor plug domain-containing protein has product MRIGLLLVIIIIFTATANAQKKSAVSKQKKDTVANNLKEVVVTGEYQPQSLKNSVYRTRIINAERIRLKAAANIQQVLNTELGFRFTNDLTVGTSDVQMMGMSGRSVKILLDGVPVIDRSDARESLNQIDINTVERIEIVEGPLSVSYGSDALIGVINIITKRPGKESLNINARVQEETVGKEYSPFGKTGSHMQHIGGGWGNKGWSVLAGLTRDDFRGFHVPAILATPEQIVADANRWKPKRKWMANGKIGYRDDNFNIWYRLDYLDENIDNRGGYIVNANKSINQQYITNRYIHQVQSEYRFNDRLFLSGSLAYNNLTRSTQTTEHDFATGTDRITDGQGQQDVAKFKSGALRSTLVYKLSDQISFQPGIEINIDGASGQRIKGNPTITDYAFFISSELNVIRGLTLRPGFRFIKNSVYDAPPVVPSLNAKIILTDKMDLRLGYASGFRAPALRELYFDFIDANHKILGNENLKAEQSNNFTASLSLTTAEGEGFSAKTVWSGFYNNIKNQIDFLSSATDPTLSELINLERFKTTGGTLENTLIWRNFQATLGFSMIGTYNRLSEQAETFGESPEFVWSPEVNTNLTYSLPEWGTTVNLSAKFNGTRRRYENYSDNNVQKLRLAKIGSSTFADLMITKRLFKSLNLNAGVNNLFNITTLSNSASGGTGAHNVGGQPVPASYGRSYIVGLSYNWSKK; this is encoded by the coding sequence ATGAGAATTGGTTTACTCCTGGTTATAATAATTATATTCACTGCAACAGCTAATGCGCAGAAGAAAAGTGCTGTTAGTAAACAGAAAAAAGATACAGTTGCGAACAACTTAAAAGAAGTTGTCGTTACGGGGGAGTATCAGCCGCAATCATTAAAAAATTCAGTTTACCGCACACGTATAATCAACGCAGAGCGGATACGCCTCAAAGCAGCTGCTAATATTCAGCAGGTCCTGAATACCGAACTGGGTTTCAGATTTACCAATGATCTTACTGTAGGTACCAGTGATGTACAGATGATGGGGATGTCGGGCAGGAGCGTAAAGATTCTTTTGGATGGCGTACCGGTAATTGACAGAAGTGATGCCCGGGAAAGTTTAAATCAGATAGACATCAATACGGTAGAGCGGATCGAGATAGTTGAAGGGCCGCTTTCAGTTTCCTATGGTTCAGATGCGCTGATAGGGGTAATCAATATCATTACCAAAAGACCAGGTAAAGAATCCCTGAATATCAATGCAAGAGTGCAGGAAGAAACCGTAGGCAAAGAATATTCCCCTTTTGGGAAAACAGGATCACATATGCAGCATATAGGCGGTGGATGGGGGAATAAAGGCTGGAGTGTACTGGCTGGCCTGACCCGTGATGATTTCAGAGGTTTTCATGTACCGGCAATACTCGCTACACCGGAACAGATTGTTGCGGACGCAAACCGATGGAAACCCAAGAGAAAATGGATGGCCAACGGGAAAATTGGCTATAGGGATGATAATTTTAATATTTGGTACAGACTGGATTACCTGGATGAAAATATTGATAACAGAGGCGGATATATAGTCAATGCCAATAAATCAATCAATCAGCAATATATCACTAACCGTTATATTCATCAGGTACAAAGTGAGTATCGTTTTAACGACAGACTTTTCTTAAGCGGATCTCTGGCCTACAATAACCTGACCCGTTCAACTCAAACAACAGAACACGATTTTGCTACAGGAACCGATAGAATAACTGATGGACAGGGGCAGCAGGATGTTGCTAAATTCAAATCAGGTGCTTTACGTTCTACACTGGTTTATAAACTATCTGATCAGATTTCTTTTCAGCCGGGTATAGAAATTAATATTGACGGAGCCTCCGGACAAAGAATCAAAGGGAATCCAACCATCACTGATTATGCATTTTTTATCTCTTCAGAACTGAATGTAATTCGCGGCTTAACCCTTCGTCCGGGATTCAGGTTTATTAAAAACTCTGTTTATGATGCACCACCGGTTGTTCCATCCCTGAATGCGAAAATCATTTTAACTGATAAAATGGATCTGCGTCTTGGCTATGCAAGTGGCTTCCGTGCTCCGGCTTTACGTGAACTTTATTTTGACTTCATAGATGCAAACCATAAGATTTTAGGAAATGAAAATCTGAAAGCTGAGCAGTCGAATAACTTTACAGCCTCTTTGTCCTTAACTACGGCAGAAGGCGAAGGTTTCAGTGCGAAAACTGTATGGAGTGGTTTCTATAACAATATCAAAAACCAGATTGATTTTTTAAGCTCAGCAACAGATCCAACGTTATCAGAATTAATCAATCTCGAAAGATTTAAAACTACCGGCGGAACACTGGAGAACACGCTGATCTGGCGGAATTTCCAGGCCACTCTTGGTTTTTCCATGATTGGTACCTATAACCGGTTGAGTGAACAGGCAGAAACTTTTGGCGAGTCGCCGGAATTTGTCTGGTCACCTGAAGTGAATACCAATCTGACTTATAGTCTTCCTGAGTGGGGAACCACGGTTAACTTATCCGCTAAATTCAATGGGACCAGAAGACGGTATGAGAATTATTCAGATAATAACGTACAAAAGCTGAGACTGGCAAAAATTGGTTCGTCCACTTTTGCAGATCTGATGATTACCAAAAGACTGTTTAAATCTCTCAACTTAAATGCAGGAGTAAATAACCTGTTTAATATCACCACATTAAGCAATAGTGCTTCGGGAGGTACAGGTGCGCATAATGTTGGCGGGCAGCCGGTTCCGGCAAGTTATGGCCGCTCTTATATCGTGGGATTAAGCTATAACTGGTCAAAAAAATAA
- a CDS encoding LytR/AlgR family response regulator transcription factor, translating into MNITCYIVDDEYHVISTLREYISEVPYLELAGFNSNPEKGLEEVNKLAPDLVFLDVNMPMLDGMDFCQLITTATKVVFVSGYRDYAFDAFSHNAVDYLLKPVSHKRFMQAIHKVISFVPMLGKPSTVNTFSEITYIYIKHGVKGRLIKIEFDDIYYIESNDNHVIINLENENYVAYIPLKNVLPQLPETSFLRIHKSFVVNHKKISHIEGNMIILKNKTILQLGNTYKDSFFKYVGLSVLKTNK; encoded by the coding sequence ATGAATATAACGTGCTATATTGTTGACGACGAATATCATGTAATCAGTACTTTAAGAGAATACATCAGTGAGGTTCCTTATCTGGAGCTTGCGGGGTTTAACAGTAATCCGGAAAAAGGGCTCGAAGAGGTAAACAAATTAGCACCGGATTTAGTATTTCTCGATGTAAACATGCCTATGCTTGATGGAATGGATTTCTGTCAGCTGATCACTACTGCCACTAAGGTTGTATTTGTGAGCGGTTACCGGGATTATGCTTTTGATGCTTTTAGTCATAACGCGGTCGATTATCTGCTTAAACCAGTATCCCATAAAAGATTCATGCAGGCTATCCATAAAGTGATCAGTTTTGTCCCTATGTTAGGGAAACCTTCGACGGTAAATACATTCTCAGAGATCACTTATATTTACATTAAGCATGGGGTGAAGGGAAGGCTTATTAAGATAGAATTTGATGATATCTATTATATAGAATCGAATGATAATCATGTAATTATTAATCTGGAGAATGAGAATTATGTAGCTTATATTCCCTTGAAAAATGTGCTTCCTCAGTTGCCTGAAACCAGTTTTCTCCGCATTCATAAATCTTTTGTGGTAAATCACAAAAAAATCAGTCATATAGAGGGGAATATGATCATTCTTAAGAACAAAACCATTCTGCAGCTGGGGAATACCTATAAAGATTCTTTCTTTAAATATGTGGGTTTGAGTGTGTTGAAGACCAATAAATAA
- a CDS encoding HlyD family secretion protein: MEKEIQLTETKKNDVTNRSEKWIFSWGAVLSALILSSLIPLAFMIPYKDSMSFNARFRTQHKIVPVISPYNGIIKRDVFDINDAITPNTFLFTIFDLSAQKETSVYAKESGYYMPYKIKFRNKTYVSKNDTLFYIMPDIKNKNEIYCTADADEFDISKLSIGDKVQVSVERYGEDFNIPGTVSSIAKCPDRSGKYPFQINLEYDDIRDLSEKGMLNFNQEGKAQVKFKTQKLGYKLLSLL, encoded by the coding sequence ATGGAAAAAGAAATACAGTTGACAGAGACTAAGAAAAATGATGTAACCAACAGATCTGAAAAATGGATTTTCAGCTGGGGTGCTGTCCTGAGTGCACTTATCCTGAGTTCCTTAATTCCACTGGCATTTATGATTCCTTATAAAGACAGCATGTCTTTTAATGCAAGATTCCGTACGCAGCACAAAATAGTTCCGGTCATCAGTCCTTATAACGGAATTATCAAAAGAGATGTTTTTGATATTAATGATGCAATTACACCCAATACTTTCCTGTTTACGATTTTTGACTTATCAGCACAAAAGGAAACTTCTGTATACGCCAAAGAATCAGGATATTATATGCCTTATAAAATTAAATTCAGGAATAAAACCTATGTAAGTAAAAACGATACGCTGTTTTATATCATGCCTGATATTAAAAACAAAAACGAAATCTACTGTACTGCAGATGCTGATGAATTTGATATATCAAAACTGAGTATCGGCGACAAGGTTCAGGTATCTGTGGAAAGATATGGAGAGGATTTCAATATTCCGGGTACGGTGTCATCTATAGCTAAATGCCCGGACCGGTCTGGAAAATACCCTTTCCAGATAAACCTGGAGTATGATGACATCAGAGATCTTTCTGAAAAGGGAATGCTGAATTTTAATCAGGAAGGCAAAGCCCAGGTCAAATTTAAAACACAGAAACTGGGTTATAAGTTACTTAGCCTTTTATAA
- a CDS encoding response regulator transcription factor, with protein sequence MLSLILAEDHNIVRNGIRMLLEADKEISIAGEATNGKQVLDIISEGLKVDIVLADINMPEMDGISLIKELKLNSPDTQIVMLSMLDNEKYVSQAFSEGASGYLLKNVSSDELIFSLKHVHSGGKYLCAELAIRLLDKAIRAPALSHHDAEIEFSMREIEILDLIAEGLTNNQMSAKLFISKRTIEGHRQSLIEKTGVKNTASLIKFAVLRGIIH encoded by the coding sequence ATGTTAAGTTTAATATTAGCAGAAGATCATAATATTGTACGTAATGGAATTCGTATGCTATTGGAGGCAGATAAGGAGATTAGTATAGCAGGGGAGGCTACAAATGGAAAGCAGGTGCTGGATATAATTAGTGAGGGGCTTAAAGTAGATATTGTGCTTGCAGATATTAATATGCCCGAAATGGATGGGATTTCTCTGATTAAAGAACTTAAATTAAACAGTCCGGATACACAGATTGTCATGCTTTCTATGCTGGACAATGAGAAGTATGTTTCTCAGGCTTTCTCAGAAGGAGCATCTGGTTACCTGCTGAAAAATGTTAGCTCCGATGAACTTATTTTTTCCTTAAAACATGTTCATTCAGGAGGCAAATATTTATGTGCTGAACTGGCTATACGTCTGTTGGATAAGGCTATCCGTGCACCGGCTTTAAGTCACCATGATGCTGAAATTGAATTTTCCATGCGCGAAATTGAGATCCTGGATCTGATAGCAGAAGGACTGACCAATAATCAGATGTCGGCTAAGCTGTTTATCAGTAAAAGAACAATTGAAGGACACCGTCAGAGTCTGATAGAAAAGACGGGCGTGAAAAATACTGCTTCATTGATTAAATTCGCAGTGTTAAGAGGGATTATTCACTAA